GAGGAGTTAATTATCTTGCTATTTTAAGGGCTATAAAAACTAATATTGTAAATAGAAAGAGAATCGGTGCCAGCACTATCACAATGCAAGTTGCAAAGATGTATAAAAATAGAGATAGAAGCTATCTAAGTAAGATTTTTGAGATTGTTGAGGCAAAGAAAATGGAGAATAATCTGTCAAAAAATGAAATCTTACAGCTATATCTAAATAATGCTCCATATGGAAGTAATATTGTTGGCTATAGAACTGCTTCATTACTCTATTTTGAGAAGGAACCAGTTAATCTTACATGGGCTGAGGGAGCACTTTTAGCAGTGCTCCCAAATTCTCCTGGACTTATGCATATTGAAAAAAATAGAGACAGACTTCTAAAAAAGAGAAATAGACTTTTAAAGACGATGTTTGATAATAAGATAATTACTGAAAGTCAATACAGATTATCGTTAAAAGAAAAACTTCCTGAAAAAAGATACTATTTCGATTCACTTGCTCCTCATCTTACAAGGAGATTAGTTGATAAATATAAAGATAAAAAAATAATAACATCAACAATTGATAGTGATATTCAGAAAAAACTGGAGAAAATAGTAAAAAATTATGGTGAGCATATAGAAAATCGGGGTATAAAAAATGCTGCTGCAATTGTAATAGATAATGATACAGGAAATGTGGTATCTTATATAGGATCGCAGAATTTTTATGATTTTAGTAAAAATGGACAGGTAGATGCAATTACATCATATCGTTCAACAGGTTCTGTTTTAAAGCCTTTTCTTTATGCTTTAGCAATAGATGGTGGAGTGATAGTTCCTAAGTCAAGACTTTTAGATATTCCATTGTATTTTTCAAACTTCAGTCCACAAAATGCTAATAAAAAATATAGAGGTTTTGTTGAAGCAAGAGATGCTTTAAGAAAATCATTAAACATCCCATTTGTAAATCTTTTAGATGAGTATGGACAGGATAGATTCTTTTTCTTTTTAAAAGATGTCTGTGGTTTTGCTGATAATGATTTTTCAAGATATGGACTTTCATTGATTTTAGGAACTAAAGAGATGACAATGGAAGATGTGGGAAAATTGTATTATGGTCTTGCTAATTATGGAAATTTTAAGGAGTTAAAATATACTGCTGAAGATAAAAATTCTAAAGGTAGACAACTTATCAGCAGAGGAGCAGCATACCTAACTATAGAAGATTTGAGCCATGTTCAAAGATATGGAATACAGAATCTTTACACTGGAAGTGATAATATCTCCTGGAAAACAGGAACGAGTTATGGACAAAGAGATGCATGGGCTGCAGGAGTTAATCCAAAATGGACAGTTGTAGCTTGGTGTGGAAACTTTACAGGAGAGGGTAACGCTAACATAAGTGGAATAAGAACAGCAGGAATTTTAATGTTTAATATTTTTAAGGCACTGCCTAAAAATGAGGAACATTTTAAAAAGCCAGTAGGAGATTTAAAGAAGATAGAGATTGATACTCAAACAGGGTATAGAGTTAAGTATAATGTCCCTACTGAAGAGGTGGAAGTACCTAAAAATGCTAAACCTTTAAAGATATCCCCATATTATAAAAAAGTATTTATAAATGATAAGGGAAAAGTTGTTGATTCAAGAGACGAAGATTTCTATAAGAGTAAAGAAAAAGTGATATTGAGTTATTCATTAGAGCTTCTTAACTATCTGGTGAAAGAGAATATGGATATATTCAATCTTGTAGAAAAGGATAAAAGTATAAAATTTATATATCCCTTAAATGGTTTAAAAATAAGAATACCTAAGGATTTTGATGGTAAGAAAAAGGTAATTGTAAAAATTTCCAATCCAAATGAGTATAGCGTATATTGGTACTTAAATGGAGAATATATAGGAAATTTTAAAGAGAGAGAAAAAAGTTTTGATTTTTCAGCTGGAGAACAGGTAATAAGCATAATAGCTGAAAATGGAGAAACAGCACAAATCAGATTTGAAGTTACAGAAAGGAAATAACATGGTTGAGTTTTTTATTGCAAAAAAACATATTATTGAGAGAAAGAAACAGAGTTTAATTTCAATAGTAGGAATTACAATTGGTATAATAGTACTTATAGTATCTATAGGTATAGCAAATGGTTTGGATAAAAATATGATAAACAGTATTTTATCTGTTACAAGTCATATTGTTGTTTCAAATGGAGAAAAAATAAAAAATTATGATGAACTGAAAAGTAAAATACAGAAAATAGATGGAGTTAAAGGGGTAGTTCCCGGTATTTCAACACAGGGAATACTGAAATTTGATGGTCCGTATGGAGGATATGTATCTGGAGTAAAAATAGAGGGATATGATCTTGAAAGTGCAAATGTTGCTATGGACCTTGATAAAAAGCTCACAGTTGGAAGTATAGTTCCTGATAAAACAAATGGAATTTTGATAGGACAGGAACTTTTAAAAAATATAGGAGCACGTGTTGGAGATAAGGTTACAATTATTTCAGCTGAAAGTAAAGAGATAAAATTTGAAATAATGGGGGCTTTTCAAAGTGGGTACTATGATTATGATATGAATATGGTTATCCTACCTCTTAAAGCCGTACAATACCTTATGTATGGAGAGGATATTGTTGATAAACTGGATGTCACATTAAATAATCCTTATAATGCTCCTAAAATAGCAAATTCTATTATGAATGAAACTGGTATTTATAGCAGAACATGGGGAGATTTAAATAGAAATCTTTTATCTGCTTTGGCACTTGAAAAAACTGTAATGATTCTTGTTTTTTCTCTTATAGTTATAATAGCAGGTTTTGTTGTATGGGTTACTCTAAATATGTTAGTTAGAGAGAAAATAAAAGATATAGGTATTATGAGAGCAATGGGATTTTCCAAAAAAACTATAATGAAAATATTTCTTATACAGGGGATGATATTGGGAGTTATAGGTATTTTAATTGGGACTGTTGTATCACTTATATTTTTATGGTATATAGCAAATTCTAATCTGACTTATATAACCTCTATTTACTATATAAAAAGTATACCAGTAGAGATATCAGCAAAAGAAGTAGGAATAATAATAGGAACAAATCTGATAGTAATATTTCTATCTAGTATTTTTCCAGCATATAGAGCAGCAAAAATGGAAACAGTGGAGGCTTTGAGACATGAGTAATATAATATTAAAACTTGAAAATGTGCAAAAAAATTATGATGAGAAAAATGAAAGT
This genomic stretch from Fusobacterium sp. DD2 harbors:
- the pbpC gene encoding penicillin-binding protein 1C, with amino-acid sequence MKRLWIATVAVFIIVIVSVSYIYVDFNVDRMKADIESRYSQIVLDSKGKIIGAYLNSDEQWHIKGDEKVPPRLEAAVLTFEDREFYKHRGVNYLAILRAIKTNIVNRKRIGASTITMQVAKMYKNRDRSYLSKIFEIVEAKKMENNLSKNEILQLYLNNAPYGSNIVGYRTASLLYFEKEPVNLTWAEGALLAVLPNSPGLMHIEKNRDRLLKKRNRLLKTMFDNKIITESQYRLSLKEKLPEKRYYFDSLAPHLTRRLVDKYKDKKIITSTIDSDIQKKLEKIVKNYGEHIENRGIKNAAAIVIDNDTGNVVSYIGSQNFYDFSKNGQVDAITSYRSTGSVLKPFLYALAIDGGVIVPKSRLLDIPLYFSNFSPQNANKKYRGFVEARDALRKSLNIPFVNLLDEYGQDRFFFFLKDVCGFADNDFSRYGLSLILGTKEMTMEDVGKLYYGLANYGNFKELKYTAEDKNSKGRQLISRGAAYLTIEDLSHVQRYGIQNLYTGSDNISWKTGTSYGQRDAWAAGVNPKWTVVAWCGNFTGEGNANISGIRTAGILMFNIFKALPKNEEHFKKPVGDLKKIEIDTQTGYRVKYNVPTEEVEVPKNAKPLKISPYYKKVFINDKGKVVDSRDEDFYKSKEKVILSYSLELLNYLVKENMDIFNLVEKDKSIKFIYPLNGLKIRIPKDFDGKKKVIVKISNPNEYSVYWYLNGEYIGNFKEREKSFDFSAGEQVISIIAENGETAQIRFEVTERK
- a CDS encoding ABC transporter permease, translated to MVEFFIAKKHIIERKKQSLISIVGITIGIIVLIVSIGIANGLDKNMINSILSVTSHIVVSNGEKIKNYDELKSKIQKIDGVKGVVPGISTQGILKFDGPYGGYVSGVKIEGYDLESANVAMDLDKKLTVGSIVPDKTNGILIGQELLKNIGARVGDKVTIISAESKEIKFEIMGAFQSGYYDYDMNMVILPLKAVQYLMYGEDIVDKLDVTLNNPYNAPKIANSIMNETGIYSRTWGDLNRNLLSALALEKTVMILVFSLIVIIAGFVVWVTLNMLVREKIKDIGIMRAMGFSKKTIMKIFLIQGMILGVIGILIGTVVSLIFLWYIANSNLTYITSIYYIKSIPVEISAKEVGIIIGTNLIVIFLSSIFPAYRAAKMETVEALRHE